In the genome of Pseudanabaena mucicola str. Chao 1806, the window AGCTGCAAGTCACGGTAGAATAAGCGTAGCTGAGCAAGAGTTATTTGTTTGTAGGAGTTGAGTTTGATTTCTTCAGCAGCATTGTCTAAAAGTTTAGAGTCTGATACTTTAGAACGTGATCGCGAACAAGCATTATCTATGCATCGATCACATTTTCCTGCTTTAGAAATTAAAAATCGCACTTACTTTAACTACGGCGGTCAAGGAGTTTTATGTGAATCTGCATTAGAATCAATTACCAGAAACTTTCATCATATTGAACAATTAGGTTGCTTCTCCAATGCCGCAGGTGACTGGATGATGTCAGAATATGCAGCTACTAAAGAAGCGATCGCCCAAGAGTTTCAAGTGAGTGCCAATACAATTACCCTCACTGAAAATACAACGATTGGCTGCAATATTGCATTGTGGTCTGTGGATTGGCAACAAGGCGATCGCCTATTGCTATCGGACTGCGAACATCACGGAATTATCGCTAGTGCCGTCCAAATTCAAAAACGCTTTGGTGTGGAAATCGATTATTTCCCTCTGAGTAATACTCATAATGCTAGTGCCAATGGTAAAGATAGTACTGACGTTGTGGACTTACTAGTACAGCATTTACAACCAAAGACTCGTATGGTCATGATCAGCCACATTTGCTGGAATACAGGACAGGTTTTGCCACTACAAGCAATAGTTAAAGCTTGCCATGAGCATCAGGTCTTGGTTGCGGTTGATGCAGCGCAGTCAGTAGGTGTATTACCCCTCAACCTTGGGGAAATTGCCGCAGATTTTTATGCCTTTACTACCCATAAATGGTGGTGTGCGCCCCTTGGGTTGGGAGCCTTGTATATTCGTCCTGAAATCTTTGCCCAAATTGAGCCTGTCTTCGTCGGTTGGCGCGGACTCACAAGCAAAACACCAATTCCTCAGTGGAAACAGGATGGCTCTAAGTTTGAAGTAGCTAGTTCAACCTATACCCTTTACGAGGCTTTACGCATAGCGATCGCCTATGCCCACAGTTGGGGTACACAACAACAACGCTATCAACGCATCTGTGAATTAAGCCAGTTACTATGGCAACAACTTAATGAGCTACCCCACATTAATTGCGTTCGTCAATCACCTCCAGAATCGGGTTTAGTTTCCTTCCAAATTAATCGAGATATCGCTAAAAGTGTGATCGCGCAAAAGTCTCACGGGCTAATTGCCAGACAACTAGAATCGGAACATCAAGTATTTATCCGTGCTCTTCCTAAACCAGACTGTCTTAGGGCTTCAGTGCATTACCTAACTTCGATGGCAGATCTTGATCGCCTCACCTCTACCATCGCCACTCTCGCTTAAAACACTTGAAACACAAGTGCATCTTTTACATCCGAATCTTAACTAAACTAACTCAATAATTACTAGGCTCTCGTCATGGCTCTTTTCTCACAGGCTCCTCAACAAAATAAAAAAAGCGAAATTTTATCGAGATCGCAGGTTCTCATTGCTATGGCAGTAACCGCGATTATCTTCTTAGGAATTTCTAAGGGTTGGGTCTACTTAACAGGTATACCAATGGTTCCGCTTTACTGGCAAACAGAACATGGAGTGATCGGTTTTGGCATAGGTCTAGGAGTGGCTTTGCTCAGTAGTCTAATTTATGAAATATGGGAAAGCTATCGACTTGCGGCTCAAGAATATCTGGAAATGGTACTTAGACCCTTAGAACTGATCGATTTAATTTGGTTAGGTTTATTACCAGGATTGAGCGAGGAGATGTTATTTCGTGGTGTGGCTCTACCTGCTCTGGGAATGAATGGAATAGCCTTGATTATTACCAGTGTTGTGTTTGGCGTATTGCACATGGCAAGTGCCAAGCATATGTCCTACACTGTTTGGGCGATCGCTGTGGGGATGATGCTTGGTGCAGTGACGATGTATACGGGTAATCTTTTATCAGCAATCATGGCTCATGTGTTGACCAATGCACTCTCAGGTTTAATTTGGAAATACAAGCAATCAAAGAATGTCTAAACCTTAATCCGAGTTTGTCAATAAGATTGTATCAAGAAAGAATAGAGGGGAAAGCGATCGCCAAGTTCAATGGCAAAACGATTGAGAGCAACTTTCCAAATCGACCAGTCCAAATGTGAAATCATTTGTGGAATGAGCATTGTCAGCAGTGTATCGGCGGAAATAGTCAAGCTTGTATAAATCACTAAAAGACAGTCGTCCCAACCGAGGAAGGATAAGACGGATATGTGGAATAAATACCCAAAAACATCCGCCTCTTGCTAGTAGGAGCCCATAAAGGATGGGGAAGACCCCATACCAAAACGCTAAAAGATAGGAGTTTCGTGCATCAACCGAATTTGGTTGAATGCAACAAACCGATCGTGCTAGGGTCTGACTACAGTACCTTGGCATGGATACCAGAGATGACAGGGAGTTGGGCAATGGGATACGTCTCTCTGATCCTAGCTCTAGCATTGTTTGCAGGGTTTGCCAATGTTTCTCACAGAAATCGGCTAATGGTCTATATCCATGATAATTACACAGTAATCCCTACCCTACAATCCTTTCCGAAAATAAAACCACCCTGCTCTCCCATTAAGGGGAGATCGGCTAAAAATTTCTGATTCCCCCTTCTCTCAGAAGGTTTTAGGGGATTAGGGAATTCTAAGTTGTACATCGAGTTTAACCTAACTAATTAACTGCTTAATGGTTTTAATTAATTCAGGTGGATGATAAGGCTTGGTTAAGTATGCATCTGCCCCCTGTTTCATACCCCAGTACTTATCAAATTCCTCACTTTTGGTTGTACACATAATTACGGGCAAATCCTTCGTAGAGGCATTACTTTTGATCCAACGGCATAACTCATAGCCATTCATCCGAGGCATAACCACATCGGTGACAACAAGATCGGGAGTTGAAGCCTTAAGTTTTTCCACTGCATCAGCACCATCATGGGCTTCTATAACTTCTAGACCATGCTGTTTTAAATGTGCCGAGACCATCTCCAACACCATCGGACTATCGTCCACTACAAGGACTTTTACCATAACTGCCTTCCTGCTTTTCCGGTTGTGCATTAGCTAAGATCTTCGCGAACATTCAATTCAAAAAAGAATTAATGCAATTTCCAAAGATCAATCACTACTGCAATCATAAAATTTCTAAAACCTTAAAAATAAGATAAGGTTAAGAATATTAGCTAATCAACATTAACTGTTTTTTGATTGCTTCTTTACAGAATTGTTGACCCAACTCAAGCTGATCAATGAACAATCTCAATGAAAAGCGTCGTTATTGTTGACAGTATATCAGAATGCATCTTAGTTAGAGTGCGATAGTAATGGTTACAGTTGAAGGTTTGAGCAAAATTTATAATATTGCGGTCAAGGAATCAGGACTATTTGGTACTCTTAAGCATTTTTGGCATCGTCAATATCGTGAGATCGCGGCAGTTAGAGATATCTCCTTTAAGATATCCTCTGGTGAAATGGTGGGATTTTTAGGTCCAAATGGCGCAGGCAAAACCACGACACTAAAAATGCTGACAGGTTTAATTCATCCGTCATCGGGTAAAGTACATGTCGCAGGACATATTCCCTTTCGTCGTGATGCGGGCTTTCTCCAAAAAATCACCTTAGTCATGGGGCAGAAACAGCAATTAATTTGGGATTTGCCAGCCCTAGACTCATTACGCATGAATGCGGCAGTGTATGACATTCCCGAAAAAATATTTAAACACCGTGTTAGTGAATTGACCGAGATGCTATCGCTTGAAGGCAAACTGTCGCAACCAATGCGGAAACTATCCCTTGGTGAGCGCATGAAGGCGGAGTTGCTCGCGGCGCTCTTACATCAACCACAGGTGTTGTTTTTAGATGAACCGACCTTGGGGCTAGATGTTAATGCTCAGGCAAATGTACGCGAATTTTTGAGGGAATATAATCAGCGTTATCAAGCTACGATTTTGTTAACCAGTCACTATATGGCAGATATTACGGCTTTATGTAAGCGAGTATTGTTAATTCATCAAGGGGGACTGATCTATGACGGTAGTTTGGATAGATTGCATAATAATTTTGCGCCCTATCGGGAAGTGCGGATAGAGTTAGCCAAACCTATAGGTGATCGCAATGATTTACAGAAATATGGTCAAATCCTAAATATCGATAGTCAAGCAGTTTGCTTTTTAGTACCAAGAGAAAATCTGACAAAGGTAGTTTCTCAGATGCTTGCCGAACTAGAAATCTTGGATTTATCAGTAAATGAGCCCGCGATTGAGGAAGTAATTGGTAGTGTTTTTAATGCTGGCACTGTCAATTAAAAAATCGATAGTGCGGCAAAGTAATTTTTTTAGTAACTGTGTTGCGGGCGCGAAGCGCCCGCAACACAGTTACATTGCATGACCACCAAAAAATCAAAAGTATCTGCATCTGAGAATACAGGACATAGACGGCAATCCAAGCACCCTATGTCCTATATTCTGTTGAGGTACTTAGCAACCTCATCAACTGTGATTGGTTCATTGGATTTACTGGGGACATCGACAACGATCAAAAATCCTTCAACTTTGCCCTTACCGACTGTATTTAAAGCATCAAGAATCTTGGGCATATCTGCCTTGATTAGGCTTCCACGCTGATCATAGATTTCTAGTGCCGAGAGACAGCCTAAGGTTGCATTCCAATCAAAATATTTGGTATTGACTACTTTATCTTTATTTCGGAAGAAGTCGATCGCTGCCCCGCTGCCATGAATACGAAATAGCGATCGCCCAACATTACC includes:
- a CDS encoding CPBP family intramembrane glutamic endopeptidase → MALFSQAPQQNKKSEILSRSQVLIAMAVTAIIFLGISKGWVYLTGIPMVPLYWQTEHGVIGFGIGLGVALLSSLIYEIWESYRLAAQEYLEMVLRPLELIDLIWLGLLPGLSEEMLFRGVALPALGMNGIALIITSVVFGVLHMASAKHMSYTVWAIAVGMMLGAVTMYTGNLLSAIMAHVLTNALSGLIWKYKQSKNV
- a CDS encoding aminotransferase class V-fold PLP-dependent enzyme codes for the protein MISSAALSKSLESDTLERDREQALSMHRSHFPALEIKNRTYFNYGGQGVLCESALESITRNFHHIEQLGCFSNAAGDWMMSEYAATKEAIAQEFQVSANTITLTENTTIGCNIALWSVDWQQGDRLLLSDCEHHGIIASAVQIQKRFGVEIDYFPLSNTHNASANGKDSTDVVDLLVQHLQPKTRMVMISHICWNTGQVLPLQAIVKACHEHQVLVAVDAAQSVGVLPLNLGEIAADFYAFTTHKWWCAPLGLGALYIRPEIFAQIEPVFVGWRGLTSKTPIPQWKQDGSKFEVASSTYTLYEALRIAIAYAHSWGTQQQRYQRICELSQLLWQQLNELPHINCVRQSPPESGLVSFQINRDIAKSVIAQKSHGLIARQLESEHQVFIRALPKPDCLRASVHYLTSMADLDRLTSTIATLA
- a CDS encoding response regulator — translated: MVKVLVVDDSPMVLEMVSAHLKQHGLEVIEAHDGADAVEKLKASTPDLVVTDVVMPRMNGYELCRWIKSNASTKDLPVIMCTTKSEEFDKYWGMKQGADAYLTKPYHPPELIKTIKQLIS
- a CDS encoding ABC transporter ATP-binding protein is translated as MVMVTVEGLSKIYNIAVKESGLFGTLKHFWHRQYREIAAVRDISFKISSGEMVGFLGPNGAGKTTTLKMLTGLIHPSSGKVHVAGHIPFRRDAGFLQKITLVMGQKQQLIWDLPALDSLRMNAAVYDIPEKIFKHRVSELTEMLSLEGKLSQPMRKLSLGERMKAELLAALLHQPQVLFLDEPTLGLDVNAQANVREFLREYNQRYQATILLTSHYMADITALCKRVLLIHQGGLIYDGSLDRLHNNFAPYREVRIELAKPIGDRNDLQKYGQILNIDSQAVCFLVPRENLTKVVSQMLAELEILDLSVNEPAIEEVIGSVFNAGTVN